One genomic window of Canis aureus isolate CA01 chromosome 15, VMU_Caureus_v.1.0, whole genome shotgun sequence includes the following:
- the TCIM gene encoding transcriptional and immune response regulator, whose amino-acid sequence MIFATDSLESPGAEFPKILTSMKAKPSRQASVMSTSLRVSPSIHGYHFDTASRKKAVANIFENIDQEALQRLFKNSGDKKAEERAKIIFAIDQDLEEKTRALMALKKRTKDKLFQFLKLRKYSIKVH is encoded by the coding sequence ATGATTTTTGCCACAGACTCTCTGGAGAGCCCGGGAGCTGAATTCCCGAAGATCCTCACATCGATGAAAGCAAAGCCAAGCCGCCAAGCCAGCGTCATGTCCACCTCGCTGCGAGTTAGCCCGTCCATCCACGGCTACCACTTCGACACAGCCTCGCGGAAGAAGGCAGTGGCCAACATCTTTGAAAACATAGACCAAGAAGCTCTACAGAGACTTTTCAAAAACTCTGGGGAcaagaaggcagaggagagagctAAGATCATTTTTGCCATAGATCAAGATCTGGAGGAGAAAACGCGAGCCCTGATGGCCCTGAAGAAGAGGACGAAAGACAAGCTTTTCCAATTTCTGAAACTGCGGAAATATTCCATCAAGGTTCACTGA